From Salvia splendens isolate huo1 chromosome 16, SspV2, whole genome shotgun sequence, a single genomic window includes:
- the LOC121772593 gene encoding uncharacterized protein LOC121772593, with translation MGACVSTSAATSRKHLKTVKLRRKRRGRKHRSASITDGSRKRNSDCGARVSDFSVGICGEEAWFDTLSILDSDSDDDVDSDHGDLYPKNEQELQHDTLSNHESSVTKDGGTEPNGSSLVITQSKELPGPAKSDESSSKRKKNMDRSYVSFKGVKDDKNDHEDVIPEKLLKSVLPRLVPSVSFNDKISSSLNSGSHSHRKKSAVIRLSFKRKSVDGEEMDEICTSKFLYRPRAGLMIPCCSDEKSTSGTWSKISPSTFKLRGENYFKDKKKSPASNVSPYTPIGVDLFVSPKKISHIAQQLELPSLKADGEVPALLIVNIQLPTYPAPMFLGDGDGEGLSLVMYFKLSEGFEKEVSPQFQDCIKRLVADDTEKIKGFAKDSTVPFRERLKIMVGVVNPEDLVGGSTEKKLLNAYNEKPVLSRPQHAFYQGSNYFEIDLDIHRFSYIARKGLEAFRERLATGILDLGLTIQAQKPEELPEKILCCVRLNKIDFVNHGQIPTIVKLKE, from the exons ATGGGCGCTTGTGTATCGACGTCAGCGGCTACCTCACGTAAACATTTGAAAACCGTTAAGTTGAGGAGAAAGCGCCGTGGTAGGAAGCATCGGTCAGCTTCTATTACAGATGGAAGCAGAAAAAGAAACAGCGACTGCGGAGCTCGAGTTTCAGATTTTTCAGTAG GGATTTGCGGAGAAGAAGCATGGTTCGACACTCTCAGCATTCTGGATTCTGACTCGGATGATGACGTCGACAGTGACCATGGAG ATCTCTATCCtaagaatgaacaagagttgcagCATGATACTTTGTCTAACCATGAGTCGTCCGTGACTAAAGATGGAGGCACGGAGCCAAACGGTTCTTCGTTAGTAATTACCCAGAGTAAAGAGCTTCCAGGCCCAGCAAAGAGTGATGAGTCTAGTAGCAAGAGGAAAAAGAACATGGATCGTTCATATGTGAGTTTTAAAGGAGTGAAAGATGACAAAAATGATCACGAGGATGTAATTCCTGAGAAATTATTGAAGTCTGTTTTACCCCGTCTAGTTCCTTCAGTGAGTTTTAACGATAAGATCAGCAGCTCGTTGAATTCAGGATCTCATTCTCACAGGAAGAAATCAGCTGTTATTCGGCTTTCTTTCAAGAGAAAATCTGTAGATGGGGAAGAAATGGATGAAATCT GTACATCGAAGTTTCTTTATCGTCCCAGAGCTGGATTAATGATTCCGTGTTGTTCCGATGAGAAGTCAACTTCTGGAACTTGGTCCAAGATTTCCCCCTCGACCTTTAAGCTACGTGGAGAAAATTACTTCAA AGATAAGAAGAAATCCCCGGCATCAAATGTTTCTCCTTACACTCCAATCGGCGTAGATTTATTTGTATCTCCGAAAAAGATCAGTCACATTGCCCAACAGCTCGAGCTGCCTTCCCTAAAAGCCGATGGGGAAGTCCCGGCCTTGCTAATTGTTAACATTCAG CTGCCCACTTATCCCGCACCTATGTTTCtcggtgatggtgatggtgaggGCTTGAGCCTCGTTATGTATTTCAAGCTTTCTGAAGGTTTCGAGAAAGAAGTATCTCCTCAATTTCAAGACTGTATAAAG AGATTGGTCGCCGATGATACGGAAAAGATTAAAGGATTTGCTAAAGACTCAACTGTTCCTTTCCGAGAAAGGCTAAAAATTATGGTTGGGGTGGTCAATCCAGAAGATCTCGTCGGGGGTTCCACCGAGAAAAAACTCCTCAACGCCTACAACGAAAAACCAGTTCTCTCCCGCCCTCAGCACGCGTTTTATCAG GGATCGAATTACTTTGAAATTGACCTCGACATTCATCGGTTCAGTTACATTGCAAGAAAGGGACTCGAAGCATTCCGAGAGCGGCTAGCTACCGGAATATTGGATCTCGGTTTAACAATTCAG GCACAGAAACCAGAAGAGCTACCCGAGAAGATCCTGTGTTGTGTGAGGTTGAACAAGATTGATTTTGTCAACCATGGACAGATACCTACGATCGTCAAGCTCAAAGAGTGA
- the LOC121771661 gene encoding protein IMPAIRED IN BABA-INDUCED STERILITY 1-like, which produces MGCVSSKKIRCDSPTYDEVCSTSCIGNGNRKWSRRHPSLTEEILVVKAEAETEAEGGRESEAETKRRNHKDSSRESKREKKHAYYGRQSESDLIAAGWPSWLTAVAAEAIDGWVPLRADAYERLDKIGQGTYSNVYRARDLKTNKIVAVKKVRFDNFQAESVRFMSREIMILRMMDHPNVMKLEGIITSRLSCTIYLVFEYMEHDLAGLLSCPDITFTESQIKCHMKQLLSGLDHCHSRGIMHRDIKSSNILVNNQGVLKIADFGLAYFTRPKNREPLTSRVVTLWYRPPELLLGSTKYGGEVDLWSAGCVFAELFLGRPILKGRTEVEQLHKIFRLCGTPANEYWRASRLPLASMFKPQHPYDSTLRERCAELPETAVDLIESLLGIQPAKRGTAASALQSEYFNTRPYACDPSSMPKFPPNKEMDAKAREDERRMKGLSTRQEAAAVSRNPRRMRKTLHETSDFCNLVEEENEEENAGAVQKSNKGGSKKAARSGMLAPRAASKQSLDTKSDISAASNSTQDSITSTKSVPVQRHKQLPVFTRLSNNNSTSKSLKSVNSNPILHQEYA; this is translated from the exons ATGGGGTGTGTCAGCTCCAAGAAAATCAGGTGCGATTCGCCTACCTATGACGAAGTCTGCTCCACCTCCTGCATCGGCAACGGCAACCGCAAGTGGTCCCGCCGCCACCCCTCCCTAACGGAGGAGATCTTGGTGGTGAAGGCAGAGGCAGAGACGGAGGCGGAAGGCGGCAGGGAATCGGAGGCGGAGACCAAGCGACGCAATCACAAAGACTCCTCGAGGGAGtcgaagagagagaagaagcatGCTTACTACGGGAGGCAGTCGGAAAGCGACCTCATCGCCGCCGGCTGGCCGTCCTGGCTCACTGCCGTCGCAGCGGAGGCCATCGATGGTTGGGTCCCTTTGAGAGCAGATGCGTACGAGAGATTGGATAAG ATTGGGCAAGGGACGTACAGCAATGTGTACCGCGCTCGTGATCTGAAAACGAACAAGATCGTGGCGGTGAAGAAGGTTCGTTTCGACAATTTCCAAGCGGAGAGCGTGAGGTTCATGTCTCGGGAGATCATGATCCTGCGAATGATGGATCATCCAAACGTGATGAAGTTGGAGGGGATTATCACATCACGACTATCTTGCACAATTTACCTAGTATTCGAGTACATGGAGCATGATCTCGCAGGGCTGTTGTCGTGTCCCGATATCACGTTCACCGAGTCGCAGATCAAATGCCACATGAAGCAGCTGTTGAGTGGGCTCGACCACTGCCATTCGCGCGGGATCATGCATCGGGACATCAAGTCCTCGAACATATTGGTGAACAACCAAGGCGTGTTGAAGATTGCCGACTTTGGTTTGGCTTATTTCACCAGACCTAAGAACCGGGAGCCGCTCACGAGCCGCGTCGTGACTCTCTGGTACCGCCCGCCCGAGCTCCTCCTCGGCTCCACCAAATACGGAGGCGAGGTCGATCTTTGGAGTGCCGGTTGTGTCTTTGCTGAGCTTTTCTTGGGAAGGCCTATTCTCAAGGGCAGAACCGAG GTGGAGCAATTGCACAAGATCTTCAGGCTATGCGGGACGCCAGCCAACGAGTACTGGAGGGCGTCCCGGCTGCCTCTGGCGAGCATGTTCAAGCCGCAGCATCCGTACGACAGCACGCTGAGGGAGAGGTGTGCCGAGCTGCCTGAAACCGCGGTCGATCTCATTGAGTCGCTGCTGGGCATACAGCCTGCCAAGCGCGGGACTGCTGCCTCTGCTCTCCAATCCGAG TATTTCAACACGAGGCCGTACGCGTGCGACCCCTCCAGCATGCCGAAATTCCCCCCTAACAAAGAGATGGATGCCAAAGCCAGAGAAGATGAGAGAAG GATGAAAGGGCTCTCAACAAGGCAAGAAGCAGCTGCAGTTTCGAGAAACCCGAGAAGAATGCGCAAGACTCTGCACGAAACGAGTGACTTCTGCAACCTGGTTGAG GAGGAGAACGAGGAGGAGAATGCCGGGGCAGTGCAAAAGAGCAACAAAGGAGGCAGCAAGAAGGCAGCGAGGAGCGGGATGCTGGCGCCGCGTGCAGCATCAAAGCAGTCCCTGGACACAAAATCAGACATCTCGGCCGCCTCCAACTCGACACAGGACTCAATCACCAGCACCAAGTCCGTCCCGGTGCAGAGGCACAAGCAGCTCCCCGTATTCACGAGGCTCAGCAACAACAACTCCACCTCTAAATCGCTGAAATCCGTGAACTCTAACCCCATCCTACACCAGGAGTATGCGTAG
- the LOC121771662 gene encoding probable WRKY transcription factor 4 isoform X1, protein MGETSVADAAGAVAAARPKPATIAVPPRGSVSESLFTNGLSGMGFSPGPMSLVSSFFSDQGPFSFSQLLAGATASPIAAPQPKEETCRDSSENDGAGFKRNRPMTLVVAPPQQQPESLSPLFMVPPGLTPSGILNSPAFLSPLQVTFQERALEKSPFGMSHQQALAHVTAQAAFSQSHMQMNLELQRSSVAPTTEAPVSHSSPAPSETLTEQVNLPQRESSKLEPSEVSQSDKKAAYVTTGDKPASDGYNWRKYGQKCVKASECPRSYYKCTYANCLVKKKVERSYDGRVSEIVYKGEHNHDPPQSNKRKKDSSVALDGETNCVDENVHESQNDEMEGSLIVIDDEKDNEPLAKRRSSDNRQQSMPATSHQTITESKIVVQTRSEVDLLDDGYKWRKYGQKVVKGNPHPRSYYRCTYAGCNVRKQVERSSADPKAVITSYEGKHSHEIPAGKYMSSNQGLPAANAQLSKMQRVMAKAPSEMEFGSEAPITLHLKEEEVAV, encoded by the exons atgGGAGAGACAAGTGTCGCAGATGCAGCGGGCGCGGTGGCAGCTGCGAGACCCAAGCCGGCGACCATCGCCGTTCCGCCACGTGGCTCCGTGTCGGAGTCACTATTCACCAACGGGCTCAGCGGTATGGGCTTCAGCCCGGGCCCGATGTCCTTGGTCTCGAGCTTCTTCTCTGACCAGGGCCCCTTTTCCTTCTCCCAGCTCTTGGCCGGCGCCACTGCTTCGCCGATTGCGGCGCCTCAGCCCAAAGAGGAGACCTGCCGCGATTCTTCTGAAAATGACGGCGCCGGGTTTAAGCGGAACAGGCCGATGACTCTGGTGGTGGCGCCGCCGCAGCAGCAGCCGGAGAGCTTGAGCCCGCTCTTCATGGTGCCGCCGGGGCTCACCCCTTCCGGCATCCTCAACTCGCCGGCCTTCCTTTCCCCGCTTCAGGTCACCTTTCAAGAGCGGGCTCTTGAAAAG AGCCCTTTTGGAATGTCCCACCAACAGGCGCTGGCGCACGTTACAGCTCAGGCCGCGTTTTCTCAATCTCATATGCAGATGAACTTGGAGCTTCAGCGCTCATCTGTGGCTCCCACCACCGAAGCACCAGTTAGCCATTCGTCCCCTGCACCGAGTGAGACCTTGACAGAACAGGTCAATCTACCGCAACGGGAGAGCTCAAAACTTGAGCCTTCTGAAGTTTCTCAATCTGATAAAAAGGCTGCTTATGTCACCACCGGCGATAAGCCAGCAAGCGATGGCTATAACTGGAGGAAATACGGGCAGAAGTGTGTCAAGGCCAGTGAGTGCCCCAGGAGCTACTATAAATGCACGTATGCGAATTGCCTTGTGAAGAAGAAGGTGGAACGGTCTTATGATGGCCGTGTATCAGAGATTGTATATAAAGGAGAGCACAATCATGACCCGCCCCAATCTAATAAACGGAAAAAGGACAGTTCTGTGGCGTTGGATGGAGAGACGAACTGCGTAGATGAGAATGTACACGAATCGCAGAATGACGAAATGGAAGGTTCTTTGATAGTAATAGACGACGAGAAGGATAACGAGCCACTTGCTAAAAGGAG GAGCTCGGACAACAGGCAGCAATCAATGCCGGCTACATCGCATCAAACTATTACAGAGTCGAAGATTGTGGTGCAGACAAGAAGCGAAGTTGATCTTTTAGACGACGGATACAAATGGAGAAAATATGGGCAGAAAGTTGTCAAGGGGAATCCTCATCCAAG GAGCTACTACAGGTGTACATATGCGGGATGCAATGTTCGTAAGCAGGTGGAGAGGTCTTCGGCAGACCCCAAAGCGGTCATCACTTCGTACGAGGGGAAGCACAGCCACGAAATCCCGGCTGGAAAATATATGAGCAGTAACCAAGGCTTGCCTGCTGCCAATGCGCAGCTGTCGAAGATGCAAAGGGTGATGGCTAAGGCACCTTCGGAGATGGAGTTTGGTAGCGAAGCTCCGATCACTCTACATCTGAAAGAAGAAGAGGTCGCGGTTTGA
- the LOC121771662 gene encoding probable WRKY transcription factor 4 isoform X2 yields the protein MGETSVADAAGAVAAARPKPATIAVPPRGSVSESLFTNGLSGMGFSPGPMSLVSSFFSDQGPFSFSQLLAGATASPIAAPQPKEETCRDSSENDGAGFKRNRPMTLVVAPPQQQPESLSPLFMVPPGLTPSGILNSPAFLSPLQVTFQERALEKSPFGMSHQQALAHVTAQAAFSQSHMQMNLELQRSSVAPTTEAPVSHSSPAPSETLTEQVNLPQRESSKLEPSEVSQSDKKAAYVTTGDKPASDGYNWRKYGQKCVKASECPRSYYKCTYANCLVKKKVERSYDGRVSEIVYKGEHNHDPPQSNKRKKDSSVALDGETNCVDENVHESQNDEMEGSLIVIDDEKDNEPLAKRRQQSMPATSHQTITESKIVVQTRSEVDLLDDGYKWRKYGQKVVKGNPHPRSYYRCTYAGCNVRKQVERSSADPKAVITSYEGKHSHEIPAGKYMSSNQGLPAANAQLSKMQRVMAKAPSEMEFGSEAPITLHLKEEEVAV from the exons atgGGAGAGACAAGTGTCGCAGATGCAGCGGGCGCGGTGGCAGCTGCGAGACCCAAGCCGGCGACCATCGCCGTTCCGCCACGTGGCTCCGTGTCGGAGTCACTATTCACCAACGGGCTCAGCGGTATGGGCTTCAGCCCGGGCCCGATGTCCTTGGTCTCGAGCTTCTTCTCTGACCAGGGCCCCTTTTCCTTCTCCCAGCTCTTGGCCGGCGCCACTGCTTCGCCGATTGCGGCGCCTCAGCCCAAAGAGGAGACCTGCCGCGATTCTTCTGAAAATGACGGCGCCGGGTTTAAGCGGAACAGGCCGATGACTCTGGTGGTGGCGCCGCCGCAGCAGCAGCCGGAGAGCTTGAGCCCGCTCTTCATGGTGCCGCCGGGGCTCACCCCTTCCGGCATCCTCAACTCGCCGGCCTTCCTTTCCCCGCTTCAGGTCACCTTTCAAGAGCGGGCTCTTGAAAAG AGCCCTTTTGGAATGTCCCACCAACAGGCGCTGGCGCACGTTACAGCTCAGGCCGCGTTTTCTCAATCTCATATGCAGATGAACTTGGAGCTTCAGCGCTCATCTGTGGCTCCCACCACCGAAGCACCAGTTAGCCATTCGTCCCCTGCACCGAGTGAGACCTTGACAGAACAGGTCAATCTACCGCAACGGGAGAGCTCAAAACTTGAGCCTTCTGAAGTTTCTCAATCTGATAAAAAGGCTGCTTATGTCACCACCGGCGATAAGCCAGCAAGCGATGGCTATAACTGGAGGAAATACGGGCAGAAGTGTGTCAAGGCCAGTGAGTGCCCCAGGAGCTACTATAAATGCACGTATGCGAATTGCCTTGTGAAGAAGAAGGTGGAACGGTCTTATGATGGCCGTGTATCAGAGATTGTATATAAAGGAGAGCACAATCATGACCCGCCCCAATCTAATAAACGGAAAAAGGACAGTTCTGTGGCGTTGGATGGAGAGACGAACTGCGTAGATGAGAATGTACACGAATCGCAGAATGACGAAATGGAAGGTTCTTTGATAGTAATAGACGACGAGAAGGATAACGAGCCACTTGCTAAAAGGAG GCAGCAATCAATGCCGGCTACATCGCATCAAACTATTACAGAGTCGAAGATTGTGGTGCAGACAAGAAGCGAAGTTGATCTTTTAGACGACGGATACAAATGGAGAAAATATGGGCAGAAAGTTGTCAAGGGGAATCCTCATCCAAG GAGCTACTACAGGTGTACATATGCGGGATGCAATGTTCGTAAGCAGGTGGAGAGGTCTTCGGCAGACCCCAAAGCGGTCATCACTTCGTACGAGGGGAAGCACAGCCACGAAATCCCGGCTGGAAAATATATGAGCAGTAACCAAGGCTTGCCTGCTGCCAATGCGCAGCTGTCGAAGATGCAAAGGGTGATGGCTAAGGCACCTTCGGAGATGGAGTTTGGTAGCGAAGCTCCGATCACTCTACATCTGAAAGAAGAAGAGGTCGCGGTTTGA
- the LOC121771662 gene encoding probable WRKY transcription factor 4 isoform X3, with translation MGETSVADAAGAVAAARPKPATIAVPPRGSVSESLFTNGLSGMGFSPGPMSLVSSFFSDQGPFSFSQLLAGATASPIAAPQPKEETCRDSSENDGAGFKRNRPMTLVVAPPQQQPESLSPLFMVPPGLTPSGILNSPAFLSPLQSPFGMSHQQALAHVTAQAAFSQSHMQMNLELQRSSVAPTTEAPVSHSSPAPSETLTEQVNLPQRESSKLEPSEVSQSDKKAAYVTTGDKPASDGYNWRKYGQKCVKASECPRSYYKCTYANCLVKKKVERSYDGRVSEIVYKGEHNHDPPQSNKRKKDSSVALDGETNCVDENVHESQNDEMEGSLIVIDDEKDNEPLAKRRSSDNRQQSMPATSHQTITESKIVVQTRSEVDLLDDGYKWRKYGQKVVKGNPHPRSYYRCTYAGCNVRKQVERSSADPKAVITSYEGKHSHEIPAGKYMSSNQGLPAANAQLSKMQRVMAKAPSEMEFGSEAPITLHLKEEEVAV, from the exons atgGGAGAGACAAGTGTCGCAGATGCAGCGGGCGCGGTGGCAGCTGCGAGACCCAAGCCGGCGACCATCGCCGTTCCGCCACGTGGCTCCGTGTCGGAGTCACTATTCACCAACGGGCTCAGCGGTATGGGCTTCAGCCCGGGCCCGATGTCCTTGGTCTCGAGCTTCTTCTCTGACCAGGGCCCCTTTTCCTTCTCCCAGCTCTTGGCCGGCGCCACTGCTTCGCCGATTGCGGCGCCTCAGCCCAAAGAGGAGACCTGCCGCGATTCTTCTGAAAATGACGGCGCCGGGTTTAAGCGGAACAGGCCGATGACTCTGGTGGTGGCGCCGCCGCAGCAGCAGCCGGAGAGCTTGAGCCCGCTCTTCATGGTGCCGCCGGGGCTCACCCCTTCCGGCATCCTCAACTCGCCGGCCTTCCTTTCCCCGCTTCAG AGCCCTTTTGGAATGTCCCACCAACAGGCGCTGGCGCACGTTACAGCTCAGGCCGCGTTTTCTCAATCTCATATGCAGATGAACTTGGAGCTTCAGCGCTCATCTGTGGCTCCCACCACCGAAGCACCAGTTAGCCATTCGTCCCCTGCACCGAGTGAGACCTTGACAGAACAGGTCAATCTACCGCAACGGGAGAGCTCAAAACTTGAGCCTTCTGAAGTTTCTCAATCTGATAAAAAGGCTGCTTATGTCACCACCGGCGATAAGCCAGCAAGCGATGGCTATAACTGGAGGAAATACGGGCAGAAGTGTGTCAAGGCCAGTGAGTGCCCCAGGAGCTACTATAAATGCACGTATGCGAATTGCCTTGTGAAGAAGAAGGTGGAACGGTCTTATGATGGCCGTGTATCAGAGATTGTATATAAAGGAGAGCACAATCATGACCCGCCCCAATCTAATAAACGGAAAAAGGACAGTTCTGTGGCGTTGGATGGAGAGACGAACTGCGTAGATGAGAATGTACACGAATCGCAGAATGACGAAATGGAAGGTTCTTTGATAGTAATAGACGACGAGAAGGATAACGAGCCACTTGCTAAAAGGAG GAGCTCGGACAACAGGCAGCAATCAATGCCGGCTACATCGCATCAAACTATTACAGAGTCGAAGATTGTGGTGCAGACAAGAAGCGAAGTTGATCTTTTAGACGACGGATACAAATGGAGAAAATATGGGCAGAAAGTTGTCAAGGGGAATCCTCATCCAAG GAGCTACTACAGGTGTACATATGCGGGATGCAATGTTCGTAAGCAGGTGGAGAGGTCTTCGGCAGACCCCAAAGCGGTCATCACTTCGTACGAGGGGAAGCACAGCCACGAAATCCCGGCTGGAAAATATATGAGCAGTAACCAAGGCTTGCCTGCTGCCAATGCGCAGCTGTCGAAGATGCAAAGGGTGATGGCTAAGGCACCTTCGGAGATGGAGTTTGGTAGCGAAGCTCCGATCACTCTACATCTGAAAGAAGAAGAGGTCGCGGTTTGA